Proteins encoded together in one Bradyrhizobium sp. CB82 window:
- the ubiB gene encoding 2-polyprenylphenol 6-hydroxylase, whose product MISAITHIGRLARAAIVFAREGVFGVVDPTLVPPPGQLALKLARLVERRGDKSGPRLSRALTRLGPAYLKLGQFLATRPDVVGVVMARDLESLQDRLPPFPQQEAEAVIATSLERPLTDVFASIGPPVAAASIAQVHRGEVIRNGVRHPVAVKVLRPNVAARFRRDLTDFFFVAHKAETYSAEARRLRLVEVINTMSRSVAMEMDLRLEAAALSEMAENTRDDPDFRVPTVDWDRTTHNVLTMEWIDGIALNDHARLKEANVDLPDLGRKVIQSFLRHALRDGYFHADMHPGNLFMDDAGRLVAVDFGIMGRLGLKERRFLAEILLGFITRNYRRVAEVHFEAGYVPSHHSVENFAQAIRAIGEPIHNRTAEEISMARLLTLLLEVTGLFDMTTRPELILLQKTMVVVEGVARGFDPRLDIWKTADPVVREWIERNLGPIGRVQGALAGTSEIARVLMNLPDIAGRSVRVLEQLETMTREGLRLSPESIAAMGRSEGRKNRWRTVALWIIAVTFIGILIAVRNL is encoded by the coding sequence GTGATCTCTGCCATTACCCACATTGGGCGTCTTGCCCGCGCCGCGATCGTGTTCGCGCGCGAGGGCGTGTTCGGCGTCGTCGATCCAACCCTGGTGCCGCCGCCCGGGCAGCTCGCATTGAAACTCGCTCGCCTGGTCGAACGGCGCGGCGACAAGTCCGGCCCGCGCCTGTCGCGGGCGCTGACCCGGCTCGGACCTGCCTATCTGAAGCTCGGTCAGTTCCTGGCGACGCGACCAGACGTGGTCGGTGTCGTCATGGCGCGCGATCTGGAAAGCCTCCAGGACCGCCTGCCTCCATTTCCGCAGCAAGAAGCCGAAGCGGTCATCGCAACCTCGCTGGAGCGCCCGCTCACCGACGTGTTTGCGAGCATCGGGCCTCCGGTCGCGGCGGCTTCCATTGCCCAGGTGCATCGCGGCGAAGTCATTCGCAATGGCGTGCGCCATCCGGTTGCAGTCAAGGTGCTGCGGCCCAATGTCGCCGCGCGTTTCCGGCGCGACCTCACCGATTTCTTCTTCGTCGCCCACAAGGCGGAGACTTACTCGGCCGAAGCCCGCCGCCTGCGCCTCGTTGAGGTCATCAACACCATGTCGCGCTCTGTCGCCATGGAGATGGACCTGCGGCTGGAAGCGGCTGCGCTGTCGGAGATGGCTGAGAACACGCGCGACGATCCGGATTTTCGCGTGCCCACGGTCGACTGGGATCGCACCACGCACAACGTGCTGACGATGGAATGGATCGACGGCATCGCGTTGAACGATCACGCGCGCCTAAAGGAAGCCAATGTCGACCTGCCCGATCTCGGCCGCAAGGTCATCCAGAGCTTCTTGCGGCATGCGCTGCGCGACGGCTACTTCCACGCCGACATGCATCCAGGAAACCTGTTCATGGACGATGCAGGACGCCTCGTCGCCGTCGATTTCGGCATCATGGGCCGGCTCGGCTTGAAGGAGCGGCGCTTTCTCGCGGAAATCCTGCTCGGCTTCATTACCCGCAACTATCGCCGCGTGGCGGAGGTGCATTTCGAGGCGGGCTACGTGCCCTCGCATCATTCGGTCGAGAACTTTGCGCAAGCAATCCGAGCCATCGGCGAGCCGATCCACAACCGCACCGCCGAGGAGATCTCGATGGCGCGGCTGCTCACGCTGCTGCTCGAGGTCACCGGTCTGTTCGACATGACGACCCGGCCCGAGCTGATCCTATTGCAGAAAACCATGGTGGTGGTCGAGGGCGTGGCGCGCGGTTTCGACCCCAGGCTCGATATCTGGAAGACCGCCGACCCCGTCGTGCGCGAATGGATCGAGCGCAACCTCGGACCCATCGGCCGGGTGCAGGGCGCGCTCGCCGGCACCAGCGAGATCGCGCGGGTGTTGATGAACCTGCCCGATATCGCCGGGCGCTCGGTCAGGGTACTGGAGCAGCTCGAGACCATGACGCGCGAGGGCCTGCGGCTGTCGCCCGAGAGCATCGCGGCCATGGGCCGCAGCGAGGGCCGCAAGAACCGCTGGCGCACCGTGGCGCTCTGGATCATCGCCGTGACCTTCATCGGAATCCTGATCGCCGTCCGGAATCTGTGA
- the dut gene encoding dUTP diphosphatase, which yields MSTTVAVELQRLAHAEGLPLPAYQSQEAAGLDLMAAVPESEPLTLAPGKHALVPTGLAIALPGGYEAQVRPRSGLAAKHCVTVLNSPGTIDADYRGEIKVILINHGDTPFVIKRGERIAQMVIAPVVQARLVPVATLSATNRGASGFGSTGR from the coding sequence TTGAGCACAACAGTCGCGGTCGAACTGCAGCGCCTCGCACACGCCGAAGGCCTGCCGCTGCCGGCCTACCAGTCGCAGGAGGCCGCCGGTCTCGACCTGATGGCCGCGGTTCCCGAGAGCGAACCTCTGACGCTCGCCCCCGGCAAGCACGCGCTGGTGCCGACGGGACTCGCGATCGCGTTGCCGGGCGGATACGAGGCGCAGGTACGGCCACGTTCGGGGCTCGCCGCCAAGCATTGCGTCACCGTGCTGAACTCGCCCGGAACAATCGATGCGGACTATCGCGGCGAGATCAAGGTGATCCTGATCAATCACGGCGATACGCCGTTCGTGATCAAGCGCGGCGAGCGCATCGCCCAGATGGTGATCGCGCCGGTGGTTCAGGCCCGTCTGGTTCCCGTCGCCACGCTGTCGGCGACGAATCGCGGTGCCAGCGGCTTCGGCTCGACCGGGCGCTGA
- the ubiE gene encoding bifunctional demethylmenaquinone methyltransferase/2-methoxy-6-polyprenyl-1,4-benzoquinol methylase UbiE translates to MDRPGETTHFGFRDVPLSDKQTLVNDVFHSVASRYDLMNDLMSGGLHRIWKDIMINALDPPRGDRPFALLDVAGGTGDISFRAAKAAGAGFHATVCDINANMLAVGRERAEKRHLDTQVDFVEGNAEALAFADRSFDAYTIAFGIRNVPRIDLALGEAYRVLKPGSRFLCLEFSTVEMPGLDRLYDLFSFKVIPPLGRMVTGDAESYQYLVESIRKFPKPNVFADMIRDAGFSRVSWQSLSGGIVALHSGWRL, encoded by the coding sequence ATGGATCGGCCGGGCGAAACCACGCATTTTGGCTTCAGGGACGTCCCCCTGAGCGACAAGCAGACGCTGGTGAACGATGTGTTTCACAGCGTTGCTTCGCGCTATGACCTGATGAACGACCTGATGTCCGGTGGCCTGCACCGGATCTGGAAGGACATCATGATCAACGCGCTCGATCCGCCCCGGGGCGACCGGCCGTTCGCGCTGCTCGACGTCGCCGGCGGCACCGGCGATATCTCCTTCCGCGCCGCCAAGGCGGCAGGCGCCGGCTTTCATGCCACGGTCTGCGACATCAACGCCAACATGCTGGCCGTGGGACGCGAGCGCGCCGAGAAGCGGCATCTCGACACCCAGGTCGACTTCGTCGAGGGTAATGCCGAAGCGCTCGCCTTTGCCGATCGTAGCTTCGACGCATATACGATCGCTTTCGGAATTCGTAACGTGCCGCGGATCGATCTCGCGCTTGGCGAGGCCTATCGGGTGCTGAAGCCGGGCAGCCGCTTCCTGTGCCTGGAGTTCTCCACGGTCGAGATGCCCGGGCTCGATCGTCTCTACGACCTGTTCTCATTCAAGGTGATTCCGCCGCTTGGCCGCATGGTCACCGGCGATGCCGAGTCCTACCAGTATCTCGTCGAATCGATCCGCAAATTCCCGAAGCCGAACGTCTTCGCCGACATGATCCGCGACGCCGGCTTCTCCCGCGTGAGCTGGCAGAGCCTGTCCGGCGGCATCGTCGCATTGCATTCAGGCTGGCGTTTGTGA
- the coaBC gene encoding bifunctional phosphopantothenoylcysteine decarboxylase/phosphopantothenate--cysteine ligase CoaBC, with product MASLTIRKLDEGIKTYLRLRSAKNRRSVEEEVRVILRELIEGREEPLTPFAVPPAASPAAPSPRTSALAEVSVTLIIGGGIAAYKSLDLIRRLKERRVEVRCVLTKAAQQFVTPLAASALSHERVYTDLFDPQSEFDAGHIRLARDCDLIVVAPATADLMAKMANGHADDLASAILLATNRKILLAPAMNPLMWNNAATRRNVGLLQRDGVVMIGPNAGEMAEAGEAGVGRMSEAVEIAAAAERLLRPPVPRPLVGKRVLITAGPTHEPIDPVRYIANRSSGKQGFAIATAAQAAGAEVILVSGPVDLDDPDGVNVTHVESARQMLEQVQASLPVDIAIFAAAVADWRVANEGEQKLKKTSAGMPPLQLVENPDILATISKLRDKRPPLVIGFAAETEHLIDNAKAKLARKGCDWIVANDVSPATGVMGGDRNTVHLLSRKSGGEDGEIAVDSWPVMTKEQVATELIAHVAKSLNDEAAEPAS from the coding sequence ATGGCCAGCCTGACCATCCGCAAGCTCGACGAGGGCATCAAAACCTATCTGCGCCTGCGCTCGGCCAAGAACCGCCGCTCGGTTGAGGAAGAAGTCCGGGTCATCCTGCGGGAGCTGATCGAGGGCCGCGAGGAGCCGCTGACGCCGTTCGCGGTGCCGCCCGCCGCATCCCCCGCCGCCCCATCCCCACGCACCAGCGCCCTAGCCGAGGTCAGCGTCACCTTGATCATCGGCGGCGGGATCGCAGCCTACAAGTCGCTCGACTTGATCCGCCGGCTGAAGGAGCGGCGGGTCGAGGTCCGCTGCGTGCTGACCAAGGCCGCGCAGCAATTCGTCACGCCGCTGGCGGCAAGCGCGCTGTCCCATGAGCGCGTCTACACCGACCTGTTCGACCCCCAGAGCGAGTTCGACGCCGGCCATATCCGGCTCGCGCGCGACTGCGACCTGATCGTGGTGGCCCCTGCGACCGCCGATCTGATGGCCAAGATGGCGAACGGCCATGCCGATGATCTCGCCAGCGCCATCCTGCTCGCCACCAACCGAAAGATCCTGCTGGCGCCGGCGATGAATCCGCTGATGTGGAACAACGCCGCGACACGCCGCAACGTCGGCTTGCTCCAGCGCGACGGCGTCGTGATGATCGGCCCCAATGCCGGCGAGATGGCGGAAGCCGGCGAAGCCGGCGTCGGCCGGATGTCCGAGGCGGTCGAGATCGCGGCGGCCGCCGAGCGCCTGCTTCGGCCGCCAGTACCGCGGCCACTTGTCGGCAAGCGGGTACTGATCACAGCAGGTCCGACGCACGAGCCGATCGATCCGGTGCGCTACATCGCCAACCGCTCCTCCGGCAAACAGGGTTTTGCCATTGCCACGGCCGCGCAAGCCGCAGGCGCCGAGGTCATTTTGGTGAGCGGCCCGGTCGATCTCGACGATCCCGACGGCGTCAACGTCACGCACGTGGAATCGGCCCGGCAGATGCTGGAGCAGGTGCAGGCCTCGCTTCCGGTCGACATCGCCATCTTTGCCGCAGCCGTCGCCGACTGGCGGGTCGCCAATGAAGGCGAGCAGAAGCTGAAGAAGACGTCGGCCGGCATGCCGCCGCTTCAGCTCGTCGAGAACCCCGACATCCTCGCCACGATCTCGAAACTCAGGGACAAGCGTCCGCCGCTGGTAATCGGCTTTGCCGCCGAGACCGAGCACCTCATCGACAACGCCAAGGCCAAGCTCGCGCGCAAGGGCTGCGACTGGATCGTCGCCAACGATGTCTCGCCGGCCACCGGCGTGATGGGCGGCGACCGCAACACCGTGCATCTGCTCAGCCGCAAAAGCGGCGGGGAGGACGGCGAGATTGCGGTTGATTCCTGGCCGGTGATGACCAAGGAACAGGTCGCCACCGAGCTGATCGCGCATGTCGCGAAAAGCCTGAATGACGAAGCAGCGGAGCCGGCATCTTGA